CAGGCCGGCACGATCACCTGCGTGGCGGACGTGGCCGGTGGCCCCGCGGCGTCGGTCACGATTGTCGTGCGGGACGGCGAAGAGCGGGTCGCCGAGGCCGAAGGCAAGCCGGGCGAGCAGCTTACCCTTACGGTCCCGGACGCCAAGCTGTGGTCGCCCGACTCGCCCCACCTGTACGACCTGGAGGTGACGCTCACCTCAGCCGACGGCGAGACCGTCGATACCGTGCGGTCCTACGCCGGCATCCGCACCGTCGGAAAACGCCGCGACGCCGACGGCAACTGGCGTTTCACGCTCAACGGCCAGGAGATCTTCCACTGGGGCCCGCTCGACCAGGGCTGGTGGCCCGACGGACTGCTCACGCCGCCCTCGGACGAGGCCATGGTGTGGGACGTCGAGTACCTCAAGGAGGCCGGCTTCAACATGATCCGCAAGCACATCAAGGTCGAGCCGCGGCGGTACTACTACCACTGCGACCGGCTCGGCATGATGGTCTGGCAGGACCAGGTGAGCGGCGGGCCCTCGCCGCAGTGGACGCGCATGCGTCCCAACCCCAACGACGCCCAGTGGCCCGACGAGCACCACGAGCAGTGGCTGCGCGAGCTGGACGGCATGATCAACGCGTTGGAGAGCCACCCGTCGATCGTGGTCTGGGTCCCGTTCAACGAGGCCTGGGGCCAGCACCGCACGGTCGAGGTCGGCGAGTGGAACAGCCGGCGCGACCCGTCGCGGCTGGTCAACATCGCCAGCGGCGGCAACTTCTGGCCCGCCGGCGACATCGCCGACCACCACAGCTACCCCGACCCGGGATTCCCGATGCGGCAGCGGCGGTTCAACGACTACGTAAAGGTCGTCGGCGAGTTCGGCGGCCACGGCTGGCTGGTCGACGGCCACGCCTGGGACCAGTCGCGCCGCAACTGGGGCTACGGCGGCCTGCCCAAGGACCTGGCCGAGTACAAGCAGCGCTACGTGCGTTCGCTCGACAAGCTCAAGGAGCTGAAGTCCCGCGGCATCGCCGGCGCGGTCTACACCCAGACTACCGACGTGGAGAACGAGATCAACGGCCTGGTGACCTACGACCGCCGCGAGATCAAGCTCCCCGCGTCCGAGCTGGCCGAGCTGCACGCCGAGTTGCTGAAAGACGACAACTAGCGGCAACGCCGGCTACAGCAACGGTCGCTGCTCAGCGAACGCTGGGCGGAACGGCGGTCGATGGGCGTCGCGTTCGCCGGGCCCACTCGCCGGCGCTTCGTCCGCCGCCGGACTGCGCGGGGCGCCGGCGGCTTCGCCCGCTGCGTGTCGAGCCGGTGCGTCGACCAGCGACAGCAACCGATCGGCGCCGACACGCGACGCTAGCACGGCCGTGTCGAGTGGCTCCTCAGTTGCATCGGTCTCCCCAGCCGGCTCACGCCACAAGGCCAGGGCCGCGTCGGCGGCTGCGGGGCCACCTACGGTATCGCCAGGCTCAGCAACTGGCAGGTCGTACCGCAGCCCGAAGTGGCTTCGCCAGACGCGGTAATCGTTTTGGTCGACGCGGCCATCGCCGTCGCCGTCGGCGCCGGTTAGACGTGAAACGGTGAGGCCTGACTGGTCTCGCCACACGGTGTAGTCCGCGGCGTCGACGACGCCATCGCGATTGTAATCGCCCGGCGCCGCGGTGACGGCGCCCTGGGCCTCGTAGGCGCCAATGTCGACTTCTCTCCCTCTGCCGCGTCCGAAGGGGCTGCCCCGCTGGTCGCGATCCACCGTTCCCCACGCCCCCCAGTACTCCCCGCCGGCGTCGATCGCGGGACTCCCCGGAAGCAATGCGTGCGTCAGCGCGGGACCGCCGTTGTACGCCAACGGCCCTAGGAGAGGGTCGCCCGTTATTGTGTCGGGCAGCCCGTCGGTGCCGTCTTCGACAAGGTTCCGCCGTCCGGTCACGGCGCCCACACCGCCCATGTCGCGCCCAGGACTCCCGTCCATCTTAGAGCCATGGATCGAGTTTGCGATGATCGTGCCATACATGGCTAACGGTCCGTCGTTGGCGACCGCTCCAACAACGGGCGAGTCAGGCGCCTCTGTCAACCGGTTCGCAGAAAACGTGCAGTTGGCAATCGTCACGTCGCTGAAGTAGTTCGAGATCAGAGCGCCGCCGTTGATTCGTGCCACGTTCGCGGTGAACGTGCTGTTGGTGATACGCGTTATCCCCGTGTCGAACAGCACGCCCCCCTGATACCCCGCCTCGTTGTTAGAGAAGGTGCTGGCGTCAATATCAAGGGAAGACTTCCCACGCGGTTCGGTCGTTCGAACCTCCGTGGTGTAGATTACGCCCCCCCGCCACTCCGCCGAGTTCCGCGAGAAGGTGCTGCTCTTTATCGTAACGGACGTGTTTTCCCCGTTGAGGATTGCCCCTCCGACATAGGCAGAGTTCTCGATAAAGGAGCTGTGTTCAACGACAAGGGTCGAACCGGTGTCGTTAAAGATGGCGCCTCCCCCATGATCTCTCCCGAAAGAATCACGCCCGATATACTCGTTTCCTTCGAACCGGGAGTTTTGGACAACGAGCGTAGCGCCAGTGTCATTGAACGCCCCACCTCCTCCCGGCGCCCCACTCGAGAATCGGGCTAAAGATGCGCCGATGCAGTTGGTCACTAGGCTACGATCCAACAGAGCACTGGCTCCATTACCGTTGTAGATACCATGGCCCCGAATCGAATCGATCTCGCAATCAACAATGCTCGCGATCCCTTCGTTGTGAACGCCGAATCCGCCATACACTCCACGGATTTCTCCGCCCCTGATCTGGGACGAGACGAGCTGGATTACCCCATTGTTGCTAACCGCGGTGAGCAAAACCTGCGAGAACTCACAACCGAACACGTGCGCATATCCCAAGTTCGTAACCGCGCCACCTTCTCGCCACACACCGCCGCTGTTTGAAATGTGGACCTCCGAGATCGTTAGACTCTCGTGGTTCTGAATCGCGATATATCCCCAAGTGAGCGTTAACCCCGATATTGATGCAACGAACGCGGAGTCTTCGACTCCGTCGTCGAAGAGGAAGTGGCGAGTCTTGCTATCCTGGCCCCGGGCGTTACTTGCATCGATCGTCAGCAGCTCAGCCCCCGGCCCCGCAATCGCCACCGAATCGGTGATCGTGGGCAGCTGACTCTCCAGCGCAATTGTGCCGGCCACGGCAAACGTGATCTGGTCCGGGCCGGGCGTGGCGTTTGCCTGCTCGATGGCGTCGCGGAGGCTGCCGGGGCCGGCGTCGTTGAGGTTGTCCACCGAGAACGCGGCCAGTACCCGGCGGTCCTCAAGCCGTTCGATCCGCAACGAACGGCGGGTCGTGGCGGGGGCGGAAGAGTTCGGGGCGCGGCCCCGGCCGTTAGTATCTGGTCGCATGGGTGTGCGGCGTTTCGTTCCACAAACCGCGGTCGGGCCCCTGACCGGCGGCGGCTCTTCCACAGCCTAACCGCTCCTTGCGGAAAAAGGCAAGCATTCGGTCCTGCTATTCGTTCGCTGCTCAGGCCCGCTGCGTCGCCTTCTTGCTGACCGGGCCGTGGACGGTGGCCTGGCGGGGTTCGGGCTGGCCCGCCGGATCGCCCTCCTCCTGCACGGCGCGGCGGATCGCCTCGATGTACTCGCCCATGTTGTGGTCGGAGAACTGGTCGATACGGAACCGACGCAGCGACCGCATGAAGCCCCAGAAGCGATCGCGGGCACGCATCAGGCCGTCGACGGCGCTGATCCTGCCGTTGCGGTTGAGGTAGACCTCAACGCCGGCGTGGCGGTAGCCGAGCCAGGTGGGCGGCACGCGGGGCACGATGTCGTTGTTGTTGACCCAGCGGAAGTAGTTGAGCTTCACGTGGTTCACGTAGCGGCGGTTGCCCACCCGCGGCGCGCCGAAGGTGAACAGCCCGGCCGGGTTGGCTGGGATCTGCGAGATCTTGCAGCGGCCGGCGCAGATGGCGGTCATCGCGCCGCCGAGCGAGTGGCCCGTGAACCACAGGGTCCGCTCGTTGCTCTGCAGCGCCTTCTCGAGCCGCGGCCAGAGGTCGTCCACCTCGCGTTTGAAGCCCCGGTGCACGCGGCCCACGGTCTCCGCGACGTCGGTAACCGCGTCCAGGTCGGCGCGGATGTCGTTCCACTCGTGCGGCTCGGTGCCGCGGCACGTCACGACGCAGTCCGAGTCGTTCCCGAACACGTACGCCTGGGCGCCGTCGCGGTCGTAGTAGCGGGTCTCGGGCAGGCCGATCTCGTTGGCCAGCCTCCCGGCCTCGCCCCGCGAGAAGTAGGACAGCCGCGACAGCTCGGCGAACAGCAGCGACTGCTGCAGGAACGTCAGCTCGCTGATCGGCTGGTCAACCCGCGAGTAGATCGGGATCTCGACCGTGGGCTCGGCGGTCGATTTGGCGGTCGGCTCGTCGGCGTGCGGGTCGCTCATCTTGGCGGCTCGTAGGCTTGGGTTGGCGGCCCGTAGTCTAGCGGCCGCCGGGCGGGCCCTCAAGCAAGCGGCGACGCTGGCGCCTACTCCTGGCTGAGCCGCTTGACCGCCTCGCCGCCCAGCAGGTCTTCGGCCTCACGCAGCCAACCCACTATCTTGTCGGCGTGAGGCGACTTCTTGAACGCCTTGGCGAGCTGCTCGTCGTCGAGGGTGTCGAGGTGCGCGGCGGACAGGCCGGGGAACCAATGCCCCCCGCGGCCGAGCAGGTTGTAGCGCATCTTGCCGTACTCGACCATGTCGAACGCCAACGCCAGGTTGCGGAGCCACAGCACCATGGGGGCGTTCATGTAGCCCGGCGCGTCCTGGTCCCAGGCGGGGATTTCCTTGGTGAGCGACTGCGTGAGCACCGCGTCGGCCTTGAAGCCGGTCGCGTCAAACAGCGCCCGCTCCAGCTTCTCGACAATCGGCGCCACCAGCTCGTCCGCCTTGGGGACTAACTCCATCGCCGAGAGCTGCAGGTCGAAGTCGCTGGGACGCGCGGCGCCCAGGCTCAGCGTGTGCACCTCGGGCCGCCGCAGGCAGAACAGGGTGTTGAACACGATCGGGTGCAGCGGCTGGCACAGCTCCACCAGCTTGTCAGACGGCTTGTACAGCAGCCCGCCCTTGTCGTTGGGCGAGATGATGAACACGCCCATGTCGCGGGCGGTGGCGGCCTGGACCGCGGGCCAGTTCCATTGGCTGATGTAGTACCAGTGCAGGTTGACGTAGTCGAACCCGCCGCAGGCGTCGGTGTTGATGGTGTCGAGAATCTGCGGCAGCAGGCCGTGCGTCGAGAACCCGACGTGCCGCACCTTGCCCTCCGCCTGCAGCTGCCGCGCGACCTCCAGGCAGCCGCCGGGCCGCACGGCGTGCCAGTGCAGTTTGTAGTTGTTGATGCCGTGCAGCCCGAGCAGGTCGACGCAGTCCAGGTTCAGCCGTTCGAGCGACTCCAGGCAGTGCTTTCGGAAAACCTCAGGGTCGGCCTCCGGTGCGATCTTCGTCTGCACGATGATCTCGTCCCGCGGCAGCTTGGGCAGCACCAGGCCCAGCTGCCGCTCGCTGGTGCCGTAGCCGCGGGCGGTCTCGATGTGGTTGACGCCCAGCTCCACCGCGCGGCGGATGGTCGCCTCGAGGTTGCGCTGGTTCTCGTCCTCCACGACGTCCAAGAGGGCGTCGTCCCAGGTCTGCTGGTAGCGCATCCCGCCGCAGCTGATGACGGGCATGTTCAGTTCGGTGCGGCCGAAGCTTCGGTAGATCATGCCCGCCGTTGTATGCGGAATTCGCCGGAAGGGCAACGCGCCGGGCGCGACGGCCCTACCCGCAGCGGTCAGCAGCGGGAATACCCGCCCAGCCCGCGGCCGAATCGCTGATTGTCTCATCTGCTCGCACTCATCTCGGCGGGCCGCTTATCTTCTGGAGGACGACTCGATGCACGGCGAATCTTCGCGGTGGGCGCGACGACTGTACCCCAGCAATCCGACCTATCTCATCAGCGCGGTGCTGGTGCTCTACGGGCTGCACGTGGCGTTTGGCGGCGGGCGGCTTGTGGGCGACGGGACGCTGCTGACATCGCTGTTCTGTGGCTACACGCTGGCGCTCGCCGGCGTGGGCGTGCTGGTGATCCGGCTCGGTCGGTTGTGGGAGGACGCCCGCACCGTGCTGCTGGTGCTGCTGTTGATGTTCACCGCGTTGTCGACGGTGTTCGACCTGCTCTGCCTGCGCGACACGCGGGCCGGGTCGATCAACCTGGGCGTGGGATTCGTGTTCTCTGTGGTGGTTTCGGAATGGGTGCTGCGAGCGCTGCGGCTCGGCCTGCCGCTGGCGTACCGGGCGCCGTACTACTTGCAGCTGGCAGTGCTGTTCGCGTTCCCGCCGCTGCTCGGCTGGCACTCGCTGAACGACCGCTCGATCGCGATGTGCCAGGGCGTGCTCGGGTTCGCGGCGGCGGCGGGCGCGGCGCAGCTCTGCCTGGTGGGCGCCGCGTTGCGGGGAACAGACAAGCTGGCGCCACGCAGCGCACGCTGGGTGTGGCCCTACTACCCGTGGTCGATCTTTGTGGTCCTCGGCGCGGCGATGGCGGTCCGCACCTGGACGCTGTGCGTGTCGTTCTCGCCGGCCAAGGGGGACGCGTCGGCGTTTGTGCCGGCGCTGCTCGGGCCGATGGTCTTCGCCTCGGCGGTGGTCGTGCTGCTCTTGGGGGTGAGACGCCGGTCCGTCGCAGCGCAGCGGTGCGCCATGCTGGCCGCCGCCCTCCTGCCGATGCTCGCCGAGCCGTTCTTCACGCCTAACCGCGCGCAGGCGCTGCTGTTAGGCGTGGCTCACGACTTGGTCGGCAGCCCGTTGTTTGCAGCGGCGGTCGCCGCCTGCGTGCTGGCTGGGCTGGGGCTGCTGCTCCGCGCCGCGTGGTCCGAGCCGTCGCTGGCCGTGAGCGTCGCGTTGCTGCTCTCACTATCGCCCAGCTCGGAATCGCTCCGCGACGCTTACCCACTCTCGCAGAGTGCGACGGCCGTGCTGGTCGGCTGGATTGCGGTGCGGGCGGCGCTCAGTCGGTGGTTCCTGCAGGTCGGGTTGGGCGCTGTCGCGGCGTTGGGCCTGTCAAACTTCGCTCAATCGCAACAAGCCGTCTGGCAGCTGTCGCCGCTCGAGCAAACGACCCTGGCGGTGGTGTGGCTGCTGCTGACGCCGCTGGTCTGCCGTGACCGCTGGTCGGCGCTGCTTCGAGAAACCGCGCCCGCGTGGATCCTGGCCGCGTGCGCCGCTACGCTGCTGGTGTTGCCGCCGGTGGCCCACGGCAACCCGGCCACGCCGGCCGCCGGGGCGAGCGCCGTGGCGCTGATCGGGCTGGCGTACCTGCATGCCACCGGAAACCGCTGGTGCCTAGCCGCGGCCGCGGTTAGCGGCGCCGCCGCGGCCTGCGCGTGGCTGCTGCTGGCGGTCGGCGGGATCGAGAACGCGTCGCTCCGCAGCGGGCTGCGGATCTACGCCCTGGGCTTCGCTGCGCTCGGCGGTGGGCTGCTGGTGAGCCTCGCCAAGGCGGGCTACGCGTGGCGGGCGCTGGAGTGGCTTGAGGCCCAACCCGCAACAGCAACGGCCACGGCAGGCAGCGGTGACGAGGAGGAGTAGCCGGTCCGTCGCGGCCTACTCCGGCGTGATGGTCACGAGGTACAGCAGCCGCAGGCCGGCGGAGCCGCCGCCGGTGCTGTACAGAGCCGCGTCGCCGTCGGCAAGGGCGAGCACCGTTTGAAACGTACTGGAAGTAACCGTAAACGGTGTGCCGGTTGCGTCGACCTTCGGTTCGTCTTGGGCGCCTCCGCCGGCCTCTGCCGGCACAAGCCGCGAGTCCTCGACGAGAAGCTCAGCGACAATACCGCCGGTGACCTGCCGCAGTCGCATCCGCACGACGCAGCCCATGGACTCGTAGGAGTAGTTCTTCGTGACAAGCCCATCGCGACCGGTCGCCCTGCCCTTTTCTACCGCGACCCGCGCACCAGATTCCATTTGGACCTCCTGCTCGGCGAGCAGACCGCACTGCATCCGCACCGGCTGGGAGATCACACCCGCGTCCGCCAGCGACTTCACAAGCGTGTCGCACTCGTCACGCGGCAGGTGGAGCGGGAGCGGTGCGTCGACCTTCTGCTTGACGAGGGCGTCGAATTGATCCTTGGCTTCGCCACCGATCTCCCAGACCGTGACGCCGATATTGTAGACTGGCGATAGCGAGTGGTCGGCAGGTTCTCCGTCAAGGATCTTGACCACTTCGGCTAGGCGATCCAGGGTCCGCGCTCCGCCGAACGCCACGAGCTGGTTGCTGCGAGAGTCGTCCGCCAGTCTGATCCCGTCGTGTTCGAACAGGGACTCAAGGGTCGGCTTCAACATCCCCGAATGCACATGCTGCAGCGCGAACACCCGGACCTCCTCGGCCTGCTGAGACGACTGCTGTTCCTCCAAATCGGCTGCCGCTGCATCCAATGCCACGGCCCAGTGGCTCAATGCCAGCACGCCTACCAAGCAAACCGTGACTCGTGTCCGCGTACGCATAGCGATCCTCCCTAGAACCGGGGATTCGTGATCGGAACCGATCGACCTGATATCGAGAGTCGCTTACTAAACCCCAAACACTCAACGGGGCGCCGCACGGGTTGAAGCCGCGCACCGCGGCTGGCGCAGCAAAAAGGCCCCGGGCAGAACGCCCGGGGCCGTGGTGTTTTCAGTTTCGCCGCGCGGACCTACTGGGCGAGGGCCGCCTCGAGTTCGGCGTCGACGCTCTCCAGCAGGTGCTCGCCGGGGTGCTTGCTCGCGAACTCGCGGTCCTCCTCCATGGTGAACACACCGCTGGAGGTCTGGTCCGCGGCGCGGTCGCCGAAGCTGATGCCAAGGGCGCGGGCGGCCTTGACGCCGGGGCCGTTCGGGTCGACCTGGCGGATCTTGTGCACCGCCTCGAGGATCGGCACGCTCGACATCTCCGGTGGGCGGCTGCAGATCATGTGGCCGAACTTCTCCTGCACGATCAGCCGCACCGCGTGCGCGCCGAACTGCGTGGCCAGCACGCGGTCGAACGTGGTGGGCGTGCCGCCCCGCTGCAGGTGGCCCAGGATGCAGAGCCGCGCCTCGCGGTGCAGGCGTTTCTCGATCTCCTCGGTCACGGCCTTGCCGATGCCGCCCAGCTTGACCTGCTGGCCCTCTTTCTCCTGGCCGACCATGCCGCCCTCGGGCAGGTGGGCGCCCTCGGCCACGACGACCAGCGTAAACTTCTTGCCCTGGCTCTCGCGGTGCAGGATCTTGTGGCAGACGTTCTCGTACGTCCACGGGATCTCCGGGATGAGGATCACGTCGCCGCCGCCGCCGATGCCCGAGTGCAGCGCGATCCAGCCGGCGTGGCGGCCCATCACCTCCAACACCATAATCCGCTCGTGGCTGGCGGCGGTGGTGTGCAGGCGGTCGAGGGCGTCGGTGGCGCACTCAATGGCGCTGTCGAATCCGAACGTGAAGGCGGTGGCCTGCAGGTCGTTGTCGATGGTCTTGGGCACGCCGACCACCGGGATGCCGTTCTCGTGGAACTGCTGCGCGATGGCGAGCGAGCCGTCGCCGCCGACGCAGATCAGCCCGTCGATTCCGAGCTGGCGAACGGTTTCCTTCACGCCCTCGATCAAGTGCGGCGCGATCTCGACGCGGTCGTCGACGCCCTTGACCGCCGCGAAGCGGCCCTTGTTGGTCGAACCCAGGATCGTGCCGCCCTGGTTGAGGATGCCCTTGGTGCTGGCGGGCGTGAGGTTGACGTACTGCACTGGGTCGTACAGGCCCTCGTAGCCCTTGAGGAAACCGACGCAGTCGTAGCCCAGCTGGTGGCAGCTCTTCACGGCGCCGCGGATCACGGCGTTCAGTCCGGGGCAGTCGCCGCCGCTGGTTAGGATGCCGATTCGCTTGCTCATGTCTGGTGACCCTTCTCTGGAGGAATCCGGTGGAAGCGTCTGCCGCTGGGGTGACCCGATGATGCAGGCCGGAGAGAGCGCACGACGCGGATGATTGGCAGCGCAAGCGTAGGTTGGCGGTGGGCCCCGCCCCGCCAATTCGGTCGGCCGCGGACCAGAAAGTCGCCGCCCACCAGCCGCTACGACCGGCCCAGCCCGGTCCACTCGCGCCAGCCGAGCACGGCAATCACCCGCAGCGCGGCGGCCGCCTCGCGGAGGTTGATCTTGGACGCGCCGGCCACGCGGTCGCGGAAGGTGATAGGCCGCTCGGCAAAGGTCGCTCCGCGGCGGCGGAGCCGCCACAGCAACTCCTCCAGGTACGCGTAGCCGAGGGTGAGCACGTTGTCGAAGTCAACCTCACGGAGCTTCTCAACGCGGTACGCGCGGAACGCCCCGCTGCAGTCGCCGACCGGCAGCCGCAGCGCCCGGCTGGCCACCGCGTTGAGCACCCAGCTGGTGACCCGCCGCCGCAACGGCCAGCCCTCGATGGCGCCGCCCGGGCAGTACCGCGAGCCGATCGCCACGTCGGCCTGATGCACGGCCTCGAGCAGCGCTGGCAGCCGGTCGGGCGGGTGGCTCCAGTCGGCGTCCAGGGTGGCGACCACTTCGTAGCCGTGCTCGATCGCGTGGCGGAACGCGTCGTAGCTGGCGGAGCCGAGCCCCAGCTTGCCCGCGCGGTGCAGGCAGCCGAGCCAGGGGTGGCCCGCCGCGTGCTGATCGACCCAGTCGCCGGTGCCGTCCGGCGAGTTGTCGTCCACGACCAGCACGTCCGCGTGGGGCGCGTGCTGGTGGATCGCGTCGATCAGGCCAGGCAGGTTCTCACGCTCGTTGTACGTGGCGATCGCGATAAGGGTCTTGGGTAACTGCGTCTCGATTGCCACGACTCCGTAGGTAGACTCCGCTTAACCAACCGCGAATGCTACTAGAACCAGGAGCAAGACCGCAACAAGCAACGCTACAAAGATCCAAACAATGATGGAGATCTTGTGCTTGATATGCGGCGTCGCCGCGATCACCCGTTGGTAGTCGGAGGACAACACTTCGGCGCCCTTCTTGCCGGCGACGAGGTACAAGAAATAGGCGTTGATCAAAGTTCCAATCGGGAAGCCGAGCAGACCGATAGCGGAGAGGACAATCGCCGGCACACGAGCACTAGGATTGCACTTGCGCAGCCCCGCTCCTACCCAGTACTGGAATGCACACAGCCCACCAACAACTGCACCAATCACCAAGAGCACCCCACCGCCAACGGCGGCGTCACCGCCCGCCATCATCGCTAGAATGCCTTGCACAATGTTCACGATGCCGGCCAAGCACCCGAGAACGCCGCCAATAATGAACAGCGCCCCCATCGACCGGATACTGGCCTCGTGCGAGAGCAGCCGCTTACGGGTCGCCTCCGCGCCACTGGGCTCGGCTGAGCCGGCCGCCGACTCTTCGCTCAGCGGCGACGCATAGGGGTTGTACGTCTGCTCCGGCTCCGCCGCCGGCGGTTCGGGGAAGTTGAAGTCGTCGTCATCGAAGCTGCCGGCGCCGAGGTCGCCGAACAAATCGTCCGACGCGGGCGCGGGCTTCGGCTCGGCCACGGGCGCCGGCTGCGCCGGGACGGCCGCGCCGACGGCGGCCGCCTGCTTGGCCATCAGCTTCTGCAGGTGCTCCTCGCTGGGCATCTTCAGCGTCTGGTTGCAGCCGGGGCACTTGCCCTTCTTGCCGGCGTGGGCCATCGAGATCTTGATGGACTTGCTGCAGCTGGGGCATTTGAAGCGGATGCTCATGCAATCGGGCCCTGGAGGAACAACACCGCCGCGCGCGGTCGATCGACCGCGGAGGGGCGTGTGGAGGGTTTGGCGGCGACCGCCGGCGGATGGCGCCGGGAGCCATGGTCGCGCCTCTTGAGCATCTGTCCGGGGCCCATCGTAAGCGAAACGGGGGCCCGAGTCGAATTTTTCTGCTTAGCGGGCGTCCAGCCGGCTAGGCGATCGACTTGTAGTACTCGATCGACTGCCGCAGGCCCTGCTCCAGGCTGTGCTTCGGCTCGTAGCCCAGCAGGGTGCGGGCGCGGGTGATGTCAGCCAGGCTCT
This genomic interval from Posidoniimonas corsicana contains the following:
- a CDS encoding polyprenol monophosphomannose synthase, yielding MAIETQLPKTLIAIATYNERENLPGLIDAIHQHAPHADVLVVDDNSPDGTGDWVDQHAAGHPWLGCLHRAGKLGLGSASYDAFRHAIEHGYEVVATLDADWSHPPDRLPALLEAVHQADVAIGSRYCPGGAIEGWPLRRRVTSWVLNAVASRALRLPVGDCSGAFRAYRVEKLREVDFDNVLTLGYAYLEELLWRLRRRGATFAERPITFRDRVAGASKINLREAAAALRVIAVLGWREWTGLGRS
- a CDS encoding choice-of-anchor Q domain-containing protein translates to MAGTIALESQLPTITDSVAIAGPGAELLTIDASNARGQDSKTRHFLFDDGVEDSAFVASISGLTLTWGYIAIQNHESLTISEVHISNSGGVWREGGAVTNLGYAHVFGCEFSQVLLTAVSNNGVIQLVSSQIRGGEIRGVYGGFGVHNEGIASIVDCEIDSIRGHGIYNGNGASALLDRSLVTNCIGASLARFSSGAPGGGGAFNDTGATLVVQNSRFEGNEYIGRDSFGRDHGGGAIFNDTGSTLVVEHSSFIENSAYVGGAILNGENTSVTIKSSTFSRNSAEWRGGVIYTTEVRTTEPRGKSSLDIDASTFSNNEAGYQGGVLFDTGITRITNSTFTANVARINGGALISNYFSDVTIANCTFSANRLTEAPDSPVVGAVANDGPLAMYGTIIANSIHGSKMDGSPGRDMGGVGAVTGRRNLVEDGTDGLPDTITGDPLLGPLAYNGGPALTHALLPGSPAIDAGGEYWGAWGTVDRDQRGSPFGRGRGREVDIGAYEAQGAVTAAPGDYNRDGVVDAADYTVWRDQSGLTVSRLTGADGDGDGRVDQNDYRVWRSHFGLRYDLPVAEPGDTVGGPAAADAALALWREPAGETDATEEPLDTAVLASRVGADRLLSLVDAPARHAAGEAAGAPRSPAADEAPASGPGERDAHRPPFRPAFAEQRPLL
- a CDS encoding aldo/keto reductase, whose translation is MIYRSFGRTELNMPVISCGGMRYQQTWDDALLDVVEDENQRNLEATIRRAVELGVNHIETARGYGTSERQLGLVLPKLPRDEIIVQTKIAPEADPEVFRKHCLESLERLNLDCVDLLGLHGINNYKLHWHAVRPGGCLEVARQLQAEGKVRHVGFSTHGLLPQILDTINTDACGGFDYVNLHWYYISQWNWPAVQAATARDMGVFIISPNDKGGLLYKPSDKLVELCQPLHPIVFNTLFCLRRPEVHTLSLGAARPSDFDLQLSAMELVPKADELVAPIVEKLERALFDATGFKADAVLTQSLTKEIPAWDQDAPGYMNAPMVLWLRNLALAFDMVEYGKMRYNLLGRGGHWFPGLSAAHLDTLDDEQLAKAFKKSPHADKIVGWLREAEDLLGGEAVKRLSQE
- a CDS encoding 6-phosphofructokinase, which produces MSKRIGILTSGGDCPGLNAVIRGAVKSCHQLGYDCVGFLKGYEGLYDPVQYVNLTPASTKGILNQGGTILGSTNKGRFAAVKGVDDRVEIAPHLIEGVKETVRQLGIDGLICVGGDGSLAIAQQFHENGIPVVGVPKTIDNDLQATAFTFGFDSAIECATDALDRLHTTAASHERIMVLEVMGRHAGWIALHSGIGGGGDVILIPEIPWTYENVCHKILHRESQGKKFTLVVVAEGAHLPEGGMVGQEKEGQQVKLGGIGKAVTEEIEKRLHREARLCILGHLQRGGTPTTFDRVLATQFGAHAVRLIVQEKFGHMICSRPPEMSSVPILEAVHKIRQVDPNGPGVKAARALGISFGDRAADQTSSGVFTMEEDREFASKHPGEHLLESVDAELEAALAQ
- a CDS encoding lipase family protein: MSDPHADEPTAKSTAEPTVEIPIYSRVDQPISELTFLQQSLLFAELSRLSYFSRGEAGRLANEIGLPETRYYDRDGAQAYVFGNDSDCVVTCRGTEPHEWNDIRADLDAVTDVAETVGRVHRGFKREVDDLWPRLEKALQSNERTLWFTGHSLGGAMTAICAGRCKISQIPANPAGLFTFGAPRVGNRRYVNHVKLNYFRWVNNNDIVPRVPPTWLGYRHAGVEVYLNRNGRISAVDGLMRARDRFWGFMRSLRRFRIDQFSDHNMGEYIEAIRRAVQEEGDPAGQPEPRQATVHGPVSKKATQRA
- a CDS encoding glycoside hydrolase family 2 protein, which encodes MRSLILGVALLGPLLAATAAPAIDVVDAVRYRTEAPPQGWQEPGFNDSDWQEGHGGLGSFGVPGGRVSTEWLSPEVWVRKRVELDAVPAKPALLMHHDEDAVVYINGKQVAELPQHTSEYFVHPLGPDAAASIRQGTNLIAVHCRNTIGAQYIDVHLVSADNVPQLPPAKRQERPKESHLITKWGEQVTADNAWTEYPRPQLQRDAWQNLNGEWDYAVTPIDQRSAPHQWDGQILVPFCLESKLGGVQKLLHDDQALWYRRSFRPAGEGERTLLNFEAVDYRCEVFVNGRSVGGHQGGNLPFTLDVTEAVTDGRNDLVVRVEDATEEFQLRGKQVRQPNGIWYTRVSGIWQTVWLERVGDAYLSDLTLGSDAQAGTITCVADVAGGPAASVTIVVRDGEERVAEAEGKPGEQLTLTVPDAKLWSPDSPHLYDLEVTLTSADGETVDTVRSYAGIRTVGKRRDADGNWRFTLNGQEIFHWGPLDQGWWPDGLLTPPSDEAMVWDVEYLKEAGFNMIRKHIKVEPRRYYYHCDRLGMMVWQDQVSGGPSPQWTRMRPNPNDAQWPDEHHEQWLRELDGMINALESHPSIVVWVPFNEAWGQHRTVEVGEWNSRRDPSRLVNIASGGNFWPAGDIADHHSYPDPGFPMRQRRFNDYVKVVGEFGGHGWLVDGHAWDQSRRNWGYGGLPKDLAEYKQRYVRSLDKLKELKSRGIAGAVYTQTTDVENEINGLVTYDRREIKLPASELAELHAELLKDDN